In one window of Lynx canadensis isolate LIC74 chromosome B3, mLynCan4.pri.v2, whole genome shotgun sequence DNA:
- the TBC1D21 gene encoding TBC1 domain family member 21 isoform X2 — MTTLSPENSLSARWSASFILGLHPFVRTEAWKFLTGYYSWQSSQDERLTVDSTRRKNYEALCEMYEKIQPLLENLHRNFMETRNNIAYDIQKLYDKDHLGNVLIDKKRLEKILLLSYVCNTQAEYQQGFHEMVMLFQLMVEHDHETFWLFQFFLQKTEHSCVINIGVGKNLDMLNDLIDFLDPMFAEHLRGKGAGTVRSLFLWFCFCFQRAFKSFEDVWRLWEVLLTGKPCRNFQVLVAYSMLQMVREQVLQESMTRDDIILACNNLIDLDADVLISAACLIYAELIQRDAPQPLKDFFL; from the exons ATGACCACCCTCTCTCCTGAAAACAGCCTCTCTGCCAGGTGGTCAGCCTCCTTCATCCTG GGTCTGCACCCCTTCGTGAGGACAGAAGCCTGGAAGTTCCTCACGGGCTACTACTCATGGCAGAGTTCCCAGGATGAGCGGCTCACGGTGGACAGCACAAGGAG GAAGAACTACGAGGCCTTATGCGAGATGTATGAAAAGATTCAACCCCTTCTGGAAAACCTGCACCGGAACTTTATGGAGACTCGGAATAACATTG CGTATGACATTCAGAAACTCTACGACAAAGACCACCTAGGCAACGTCCTTATCGACAAGAAGAGACTGGAGAAAATCCTGCTCCTGAGTTATGTCTGCAATACCCAGGCAG agTATCAGCAGGGTTTCCACGAGATGGTGATGCTTTTCCAGCTGATGGTGGAACATGACCATGAGACCTTCTGGCTTTTCCAGTTCTTCCTGCAGAAAACG GAGCACAGCTGTGTCATCAACATCGGAGTGGGCAAGAACCTAGACATGCTCAACGACCTGATCGACTTCTTGGACCCCATGTTCGCTGAGCACCTAA GAGGGAAGGGTGCCGGGACCGTGCGGTCCCTCTTCCTCTGGTTCTGCTTCTGCTTCCAGCGTGCCTTCAAGTCCTTCGAAGATGTCTGGAGGCTGTGGGAG GTTCTGCTGACGGGGAAGCCCTGCAGGAACTTCCAGGTGCTGGTGGCCTACAGCATGCTGCAGATGGTGCGCGAGCAGGTGCTACAGGAGAGCATGACCAGGGATGACATCATCCTG gCCTGCAACAACCTCATTGACCTCGATGCTGATGTGCTGATCTCTGCTGCCTGCTTGATTTACGCTGAGCTCATCCAAAGAGAT gcTCCTCAGCCGTTAAAGGATTTCTTTCTCTGA
- the TBC1D21 gene encoding TBC1 domain family member 21 isoform X1: MTTLSPENSLSARWSASFILVKRKPPIDKTEWDAFFDENGLLAKSRDSICVNILERGLHPFVRTEAWKFLTGYYSWQSSQDERLTVDSTRRKNYEALCEMYEKIQPLLENLHRNFMETRNNIAYDIQKLYDKDHLGNVLIDKKRLEKILLLSYVCNTQAEYQQGFHEMVMLFQLMVEHDHETFWLFQFFLQKTEHSCVINIGVGKNLDMLNDLIDFLDPMFAEHLRGKGAGTVRSLFLWFCFCFQRAFKSFEDVWRLWEVLLTGKPCRNFQVLVAYSMLQMVREQVLQESMTRDDIILACNNLIDLDADVLISAACLIYAELIQRDAPQPLKDFFL; the protein is encoded by the exons ATGACCACCCTCTCTCCTGAAAACAGCCTCTCTGCCAGGTGGTCAGCCTCCTTCATCCTG GTGAAGAGAAAACCACCCATTGACAAGACAGAATGGGATGCCTTCTTTGATGAGAACGGTCTGTTGGCCAAATCACGAGACTCCATTTGTGTTAACATCCTGGAAAGG GGTCTGCACCCCTTCGTGAGGACAGAAGCCTGGAAGTTCCTCACGGGCTACTACTCATGGCAGAGTTCCCAGGATGAGCGGCTCACGGTGGACAGCACAAGGAG GAAGAACTACGAGGCCTTATGCGAGATGTATGAAAAGATTCAACCCCTTCTGGAAAACCTGCACCGGAACTTTATGGAGACTCGGAATAACATTG CGTATGACATTCAGAAACTCTACGACAAAGACCACCTAGGCAACGTCCTTATCGACAAGAAGAGACTGGAGAAAATCCTGCTCCTGAGTTATGTCTGCAATACCCAGGCAG agTATCAGCAGGGTTTCCACGAGATGGTGATGCTTTTCCAGCTGATGGTGGAACATGACCATGAGACCTTCTGGCTTTTCCAGTTCTTCCTGCAGAAAACG GAGCACAGCTGTGTCATCAACATCGGAGTGGGCAAGAACCTAGACATGCTCAACGACCTGATCGACTTCTTGGACCCCATGTTCGCTGAGCACCTAA GAGGGAAGGGTGCCGGGACCGTGCGGTCCCTCTTCCTCTGGTTCTGCTTCTGCTTCCAGCGTGCCTTCAAGTCCTTCGAAGATGTCTGGAGGCTGTGGGAG GTTCTGCTGACGGGGAAGCCCTGCAGGAACTTCCAGGTGCTGGTGGCCTACAGCATGCTGCAGATGGTGCGCGAGCAGGTGCTACAGGAGAGCATGACCAGGGATGACATCATCCTG gCCTGCAACAACCTCATTGACCTCGATGCTGATGTGCTGATCTCTGCTGCCTGCTTGATTTACGCTGAGCTCATCCAAAGAGAT gcTCCTCAGCCGTTAAAGGATTTCTTTCTCTGA